A single window of Pyrus communis chromosome 10, drPyrComm1.1, whole genome shotgun sequence DNA harbors:
- the LOC137746551 gene encoding transcription factor bHLH91-like, producing MYQDTVSCNFDPNLLPPPPPPPPPQQPQGLMEGLSFHHHDQNHHSSMEMELQNELGFNVDNPFNTTTDHDTNINNSHLVSFDHPTNWDNDIHGVHDQMQQQFPDGTTSPTSTPYPQPPDLLNLFTLPRCSPSSLLQNSSITFTNTLPKTSTSFGFLGDLPTAVDTPLGTASSVLYDPLLHLNLPPQPPMFRELLQSLPHGYTLPGSGNGSLFSSGGDEREGSGGGIYPDHGTINGSIFENGVMEFSREMGSIGRGRNLKGSKHLAIDRGRRQQLNDKFFTLRSLIPNPTKNDRASIVGDAIGYINELLRTVDELKLLVEKKRRGRERSKRHKTEQDGGAGDDENCNVKFEPRDQSYNNGSLRSSWLQRKSKDTEVDIRIIHDEVTIKLVQRKKINLLLSVSRLLDELQLDLHHVAGGHIGNSYSFLFNTKMYEGSCLYASAIAGKFIEVLDRQYSAVPPTSSY from the exons ATGTATCAAGACACAGTAAGCTGCAACTTTGACCCAAACCTTCTTCCCccaccaccgccgccgccgccgccacaACAACCGCAAGGTCTGATGGAAGGGCTTTCTTTTCATCACCATGACCAAAATCATCATTCCTCCATGGAGATGGAGCTCCAGAACGAACTTGGGTTCAATGTCGATAACCCATTCAACACCACCACTGACCATGACACCAACATCAACAATTCCCATTTGGTGTCCTTTGATCACCCAACAAATTGGGACAACGACATTCACGGAGTCCATGATCAGATGCAGCAACAATTCCCAGATGGTACTACTTCTCCTACTTCTACTCCATACCCACAACCGCCTGACCTTCTCAACCTTTTCACCTTACCCAGATGCTCCCCCTCCTCTCTTCTTCAAAACTCATCCATCACCTTCACAAACACGCTCCCAAAAACCTCGACCTCTTTTGGGTTCCTCGGTGACCTGCCCACCGCGGTTGACACCCCACTGGGGACGGCTTCTTCCGTTCTCTATGACCCACTTTTGCATTTGAACCTGCCTCCACAGCCACCAATGTTCAGGGAACTGCTTCAGTCTTTGCCACATGGGTACACGTTGCCTGGCTCCGGAAATGGGTCTTTGTTCAGTAGCGGTGGCGATGAGAGGGAAGGGAGCGGAGGAGGGATTTACCCAGATCATGGCACTATTAATGGGTCTATATTTGAGAATGGAGTGATGGAGTTCTCCAGAGAAATGGGTTCTATTGGAAGGGGAAGAAATCTCAAAGGGTCCAAACACCTTGCCATTGATCGCGGTCGGAGACAGCAGTTGAATGACAAGTTCTTTACCTTGAGGAGTTTGATTCCCAACCCCACCAAG AATGATAGAGCATCAATTGTGGGAGATGCGATTGGTTACATAAACGAGCTTCTGAGGACAGTGGACGAGCTCAAATTGTTGGTGGAGAAGAAAAGGCGTGGGAGAGAGAGGAGCAAGAGGCACAAGACTGAACAAGATGGTGGTGCCGGAGATGATGAGAACTGTAATGTGAAGTTTGAGCCTCGTGACCAGTCCTACAACAACGGCTCTCTGAGGAGCTCGTGGCTGCAAAGGAAATCCAAAGACACCGAGGTCGATATCCGCATTATCCACGACGAGGTTACCATCAAACTGGTGCAGAGGAAGAAGATCAACCTGTTGCTGTCTGTGTCCAGGCTTCTTGATGAGCTGCAGCTTGATCTTCATCATGTTGCTGGTGGCCACATTGGCAATTCCTACAGCTTCTTGTTCAATACCAAG ATGTATGAAGGGTCTTGTTTGTATGCAAGTGCTATTGCTGGCAAGTTCATTGAGGTTCTGGACAGACAATATTCAGCAGTTCCACCTACCAGCAGTTATTAG
- the LOC137747974 gene encoding uncharacterized protein translates to MTLPRFVVVKSNHNRKFLRYIKDDGEENAPAGFLKFSEEEAGSHYAKYEVETAKNGGNKGLVHIRCCYNNKYWVSVTGTHRFDNQVLIVAGADEPEEDKSKPLCTLFEPVYVDPVDKDDDNSNDNNNNSNNKNKNNSNGDDIDSQVVQFRHVHLGCYAALHSSSDALVLYGGSTAADDPNNAESHDVCTVVNWESLVILPKHVVFKGDDGNYLTANMVDDNDMHNRGDEEDGPYLQFDGHDACDPVAANEIFRNPDGTLQLKNSFFGRYWRLAKDEWIWPDAFNPTTRVKNYKDTLYRAFKLYDKAIALMNVGNNKYCKRHTSGITDITGMCANVSNLSVYAHLHVEEPVKSRTIYNVSYRLAHARIYNYQNDTVIAAGEAVNFTQETTNVILKLLYKKSNVCSWNDISRVYSIKPKTNVEADGVPQITGGDNGAMKFEISGGEFKGEVQWGETETSETQVETVCMVGVPAMSVVKVRLLAAKASCDVPFSYSRRDTGNNDQVHVTDDLDDGFYSSINAFNFKYDIKQERM, encoded by the coding sequence ATGACATTGCCAAGGTTTGTGGTCGTGAAATCAAACCACAACAGAAAATTCTTGCGCTACATAAAAGATGATGGAGAGGAGAACGCACCAGCTGGGTTTCTCAAATTCTCCGAAGAGGAGGCCGGCAGCCATTACGCAAAGTACGAAGTGGAGACGGCAAAGAATGGAGGGAATAAGGGACTAGTCCACATTAGATGTTGTTACAACAATAAATATTGGGTTAGCGTGACGGGAACGCATAGGTTCGATAACCAGGTTTTGATTGTTGCAGGGGCTGACGAACCCGAGGAAGACAAATCAAAGCCCTTATGTACCTTGTTCGAGCCGGTCTACGTAGATCCGGTGGACAAGGACGATGATAAtagtaatgataataataataacagtaataataaaaataaaaataatagtaaTGGTGATGATATTGATAGTCAGGTGGTCCAATTTCGGCATGTCCATCTCGGATGTTACGCTGCGTTACACAGCAGCTCCGACGCCTTAGTACTTTATGGAGGTTCAACCGCAGCAGACGATCCTAACAATGCAGAGTCGCACGATGTGTGCACTGTCGTCAATTGGGAATCACTGGTGATATTGCCGAAACATGTGGTGTTCAAGGGAGACGATGGTAACTACCTCACAGCCAATATGGTCGACGACAACGATATGCACAACAGAGGCGACGAAGAAGATGGGCCGTATCTCCAATTTGATGGTCATGACGCATGTGATCCGGTTGCGGCGAATGAGATCTTCAGAAACCCCGACGGAACCTTACAATTAAAAAACAGTTTCTTCGGAAGATACTGGAGACTCGCCAAAGACGAGTGGATTTGGCCGGACGCGTTTAACCCGACCACCCGAGTCAAAAACTACAAAGACACATTGTATCGGGCGTTCAAGCTTTATGACAAAGCCATAGCTCTCATGAACGTAGGGAACAACAAGTACTGCAAGAGACACACAAGCGGGATTACTGATATTACTGGTATGTGCGCCAACGTCTCTAATCTCTCCGTTTATGCACACCTCCATGTTGAAGAACCTGTTAAGTCAAGGACCATCTACAATGTCAGTTACCGCCTCGCCCATGCCCGGATCTACAATTACCAAAATGACACGGTAATTGCCGCCGGAGAAGCCGTCAACTTCACCCAAGAAACCACAAACGTAATACTCAAGTTGCTCTACAAGAAGTCGAATGTTTGCAGTTGGAATGATATCAGTAGAGTTTACTCGATTAAGCCCAAAACCAACGTTGAAGCCGATGGCGTTCCACAAATCACGGGAGGTGACAACGGAGCGATGAAGTTTGAGATTTCAGGGGGTGAGTTTAAAGGAGAGGTCCAGTGGGGAGAAACTGAGACATCCGAAACTCAAGTGGAGACTGTTTGCATGGTTGGTGTGCCGGCAATGAGTGTGGTGAAGGTGAGGCTGCTGGCCGCCAAGGCTTCATGTGATGTTCCCTTCTCCTACTCCCGTCGCGACACTGGTAACAACGATCAAGTGCATGTTACTGATGACTTGGACGATGGTTTTTACAGTAGCATCAACGCCTTCAACTTCAAGTATGACATCAAGCAAGAAAGGATGTGA